A single Roseinatronobacter monicus DNA region contains:
- a CDS encoding IS630 family transposase (programmed frameshift): MTRGCKPKYVVRLTTEEREHLEGMIRTGRQAAYRLLKARILLKADVSSDGPGWEDARIAEALETSLSTVFRTRRQLVEEGLEATLARKVPASLSQPRIFDGQAEAKLIALACSEPPEEYTHWTLRLLEKRVVELGIVEQASDTTIQRTLKKNALKPHRNRYWVIPPKANAGFVAAMENVLDVYTRPHDQNRPLVCLDETSKQLTRETRTPIPMQPGREARHDYEYERAGVASLFMLFAPLEGWRHVEIRDRRTAIDYAHILRDLADLHFPYAEKIDLVQDNLNTHNPASLYEAFPPAQARRIAQRFEWHYTPKHGSWLNIAECELSVLARQCLARRIPDKTMLKAEVDAWTTNRNSQRAKTNWQFTTQDARTKLIRLYPQIE, encoded by the exons ATGACAAGAGGGTGCAAGCCGAAGTATGTAGTTCGACTGACGACAGAGGAGCGTGAACACCTTGAAGGGATGATCAGAACGGGTCGGCAAGCCGCCTACAGACTGCTGAAGGCGCGGATTTTGCTGAAGGCGGATGTGTCCTCTGATGGCCCGGGATGGGAAGATGCGCGCATTGCCGAGGCATTAGAGACCAGTCTCTCGACTGTTTTCCGCACCCGGCGCCAACTTGTGGAGGAAGGGCTTGAGGCGACTTTAGCGCGCAAAGTTCCAGCGTCGCTTTCACAACCTCGGATCTTCGATGGGCAAGCCGAGGCCAAGCTGATCGCGCTTGCCTGTTCCGAACCACCCGAAGAATATACGCACTGGACACTCAGGTTGTTGGAAAAGCGGGTTGTCGAACTGGGCATTGTTGAGCAGGCCAGTGATACCACAATCCAACGCACGCTTA AAAAAAACGCGCTCAAACCGCACCGGAACCGGTACTGGGTAATCCCACCCAAAGCCAACGCTGGTTTCGTGGCGGCCATGGAGAATGTGCTGGACGTCTACACCCGTCCACACGATCAAAACCGTCCGCTGGTTTGTCTGGACGAGACCAGCAAACAATTGACCCGTGAGACCCGCACACCCATTCCCATGCAGCCAGGGCGCGAGGCGCGCCATGACTACGAATATGAACGCGCAGGTGTCGCCAGCCTGTTCATGTTATTCGCTCCTCTGGAGGGCTGGCGCCACGTCGAGATACGCGATCGACGCACTGCCATCGATTATGCCCATATCCTGCGCGATCTGGCTGATCTCCACTTTCCCTATGCCGAAAAGATCGATCTCGTGCAGGATAATCTGAACACCCACAACCCTGCATCGCTGTACGAGGCTTTCCCGCCTGCCCAAGCGCGCCGCATCGCACAACGGTTCGAATGGCACTACACGCCAAAACATGGGTCTTGGCTCAACATCGCTGAATGTGAACTCAGCGTCCTCGCTCGCCAATGTCTGGCCCGGCGCATCCCGGACAAAACTATGCTGAAGGCCGAAGTCGATGCATGGACAACAAATCGCAACTCCCAACGCGCCAAAACCAACTGGCAGTTCACAACTCAAGACGCGCGCACAAAGCTTATCCGGCTTTATCCGCAAATCGAGTGA
- the flgH gene encoding flagellar basal body L-ring protein FlgH — translation MPRLFLLLCCVGGLAACQPLGEVGRAPAFSPPETSVEHAALYRMPLPDTTEILRSTDQASLWSAGQRSLLGDRRASRQGDIMTVVIEINDSAEMSNNTSNGRSGSNSMAVPQFFGVPQVIDRNLPGGLQLGAGIETNSASSFSGSGTVRRNEKLTLRVASTVVERLPNGVMKIEGRQEVRVNHELRELLVTGFVRAEDISRQNEITYDKIAGARISYGGRGVISNVQQPSASLRGI, via the coding sequence ATGCCGCGTTTGTTTTTACTTCTCTGCTGCGTAGGGGGCCTAGCTGCCTGTCAGCCCTTGGGCGAAGTCGGGCGCGCGCCTGCCTTCTCCCCGCCAGAAACGAGTGTCGAGCATGCAGCGCTCTATAGAATGCCCTTGCCCGATACGACCGAAATTTTGCGCAGCACAGATCAGGCGTCGCTTTGGTCGGCGGGACAAAGATCGCTTCTGGGCGACCGGCGCGCCAGTCGTCAGGGCGATATCATGACCGTCGTTATCGAAATAAATGATAGTGCAGAGATGTCCAACAATACCTCGAACGGGCGCAGCGGGTCCAACAGCATGGCGGTGCCGCAGTTCTTTGGCGTGCCGCAAGTGATTGATCGCAACCTGCCCGGTGGTCTGCAACTGGGCGCGGGAATAGAGACCAACAGCGCCAGCAGCTTTTCCGGTTCTGGCACGGTTCGGCGCAACGAGAAGCTGACGCTGCGCGTGGCCTCAACAGTTGTGGAACGGCTGCCTAATGGCGTGATGAAGATTGAGGGGCGTCAGGAAGTGCGCGTCAATCATGAATTGCGCGAATTGCTGGTGACGGGGTTTGTGCGCGCTGAAGATATCTCGCGGCAGAATGAAATCACCTATGACAAGATCGCAGGCGCGCGCATCTCTTACGGCGGGCGAGGCGTAATTTCCAATGTGCAGCAACCTAGTGCCTCGCTTCGGGGTATTTGA
- the flgA gene encoding flagellar basal body P-ring formation chaperone FlgA, with translation MKWLLMVFILIPPMALADSLVATRLIRATDVITSGDVVAHGARVPGAATAPDQVIGLEARVAIYPGRPVRLSDLGPAAVIERNEIVRMVYRQGPLMILSEGRALARAGLGDALTVMNLASRQSVQGVVTSAGLVAVGTSAPAIGGN, from the coding sequence ATGAAATGGCTTTTGATGGTTTTCATCCTCATCCCGCCGATGGCGCTGGCAGACAGCCTTGTCGCCACGCGCCTGATCCGTGCCACCGATGTCATAACCTCTGGCGATGTGGTCGCGCATGGCGCGCGCGTGCCGGGCGCTGCCACCGCGCCCGATCAGGTGATCGGTCTGGAAGCGCGGGTGGCCATCTATCCCGGTCGCCCGGTGCGCTTGTCCGATCTTGGCCCCGCCGCTGTGATTGAGCGCAATGAGATTGTGCGTATGGTCTACCGGCAAGGGCCGCTGATGATCCTGTCAGAAGGGCGCGCCTTGGCGCGGGCCGGTCTGGGGGATGCGCTGACAGTGATGAACCTCGCATCGCGCCAGTCGGTTCAAGGGGTGGTCACGTCGGCCGGGCTGGTCGCGGTCGGCACCTCCGCACCCGCAATAGGGGGAAACTAG
- the flgG gene encoding flagellar basal-body rod protein FlgG: MKSLHIAATGMSAQQMRVDTIANNLANMSTTGYNARRTDFADLHYQQFARAGAISASDGTVLPTGVQVGLGVRPSSVSMQIQQGASVATGGDLDIAIEGKGYLEVTLPDGQAGYTRDGGLKRTGDGLIVTSDGFEVVPGIVIPNDARSLSINAQGEIYGYFTGQIQPQMLGQLTLAGFANEKGLEAIGSNLFVETAASGAAFMGAPGTEGLGMLRQGYLEESSVDPVREMTELIKAQRGYELNSKVITAADQMMAATTQVR, encoded by the coding sequence ATGAAATCGCTTCATATCGCCGCGACCGGCATGAGTGCCCAGCAAATGCGGGTCGATACCATTGCCAATAACCTCGCAAACATGAGCACCACCGGCTATAACGCAAGGCGCACAGATTTCGCGGATCTTCATTATCAGCAATTCGCACGTGCCGGGGCCATTTCCGCATCTGATGGCACGGTGCTGCCGACAGGGGTGCAGGTAGGGCTTGGCGTGCGCCCCTCTTCGGTCAGTATGCAGATCCAGCAAGGTGCCTCTGTGGCCACAGGCGGTGATCTTGATATTGCAATCGAAGGCAAGGGCTATCTTGAAGTCACGCTGCCCGATGGTCAGGCGGGCTACACGCGCGACGGCGGCCTGAAACGCACTGGAGACGGGCTGATCGTCACCTCTGACGGGTTCGAGGTCGTGCCCGGAATTGTCATCCCGAACGATGCCCGATCGCTCTCGATCAATGCGCAGGGCGAGATTTATGGGTACTTCACAGGCCAGATTCAGCCGCAAATGCTGGGGCAACTGACGCTTGCAGGATTTGCCAATGAAAAGGGGCTGGAGGCGATTGGCTCTAACCTGTTTGTGGAAACCGCCGCTTCTGGTGCCGCCTTTATGGGCGCGCCGGGAACAGAGGGGCTGGGCATGCTCCGACAAGGGTACCTTGAGGAAAGCTCGGTCGATCCGGTGCGCGAGATGACTGAACTCATCAAGGCGCAACGCGGGTATGAGCTGAATTCCAAAGTCATCACAGCAGCCGATCAGATGATGGCCGCAACAACGCAGGTTCGCTGA
- a CDS encoding flagellar basal body rod C-terminal domain-containing protein: MDGHRLLDAGGAAIFVPPDARSVEISRDGTLSAQGQPFGQVGLVRPVDPVTMSRAAGTLFAVDGAIEPVEAPNMLQGFVEESNVDPMLELTRMIEVQRAYEGGQRLLDSEDERIKSVIQTLGR, from the coding sequence ATGGATGGCCATCGACTGCTGGATGCAGGGGGCGCTGCAATCTTCGTGCCGCCCGATGCGCGCAGCGTCGAGATATCCCGCGATGGCACCCTGTCGGCACAGGGCCAGCCCTTTGGGCAGGTGGGATTAGTCCGCCCCGTCGATCCGGTCACGATGAGCCGCGCCGCCGGTACGCTTTTCGCGGTCGATGGGGCAATCGAACCAGTCGAGGCCCCCAACATGCTGCAAGGGTTTGTCGAGGAATCGAATGTCGACCCGATGCTGGAATTGACCCGCATGATCGAAGTGCAGCGCGCGTATGAAGGCGGCCAGCGCCTGCTCGACAGCGAGGATGAGCGCATCAAATCCGTCATCCAGACCCTTGGACGCTGA
- a CDS encoding IS4 family transposase — protein MVARTSTCLRRLAGGRRSGIVGFSRFLANPRVTAEAVIEGWGAELSQACAGRHILAIQDSSDFNFSTTKERSRGLGAIGKGSGRGVLLHAMLGVDAETGGILGLAAGRIWTRDGRVSVPHRARPLSEKESHRWLSTAEAAKTVLAQAHMVTEIGDRESDIYEKWARLPEPGFHILTRAMTDRSILEGGGKLSSAPLKLAGTAQVAMRARPGRPARTARLEARFGPVTIKRPANLARQPGLAETVEVSLIEVSEVNAPPGAEPISWRLLTTHKVEDADMAWRAVSWYRQRWHIEQFFRTLKQQGLQLEDSQLENAERLIKLTAIAARAACTIMQLVQARDGKSGQDAKIAFSSSEIQTLHALLPELEGKTALQKNPHPPETLAWAAWIIAKLGGWDGYPKSKPPGPITFRHGLQYFKSVSHGWKLRNV, from the coding sequence ATGGTGGCGCGCACGAGCACCTGTCTTCGGCGTCTGGCGGGTGGCCGCCGCAGTGGGATTGTCGGATTTTCGCGCTTTCTGGCCAATCCGCGCGTGACGGCTGAGGCGGTGATTGAAGGCTGGGGAGCGGAGCTTTCGCAAGCCTGCGCGGGGCGGCATATTCTTGCGATTCAGGACAGCAGCGACTTCAATTTCTCGACAACCAAAGAGCGCAGTCGCGGACTGGGTGCAATCGGCAAGGGGTCTGGGCGCGGTGTTTTGCTCCACGCGATGCTGGGTGTGGATGCCGAGACGGGTGGCATTCTGGGTTTGGCCGCGGGCCGGATATGGACACGCGATGGCCGCGTAAGTGTTCCCCACCGGGCCCGCCCCCTGTCCGAGAAGGAATCGCATCGGTGGCTGAGCACGGCAGAGGCTGCCAAGACAGTTCTGGCCCAGGCGCATATGGTGACTGAAATCGGCGATCGCGAGAGCGATATCTATGAGAAATGGGCACGATTGCCGGAGCCGGGCTTTCACATCCTGACCCGTGCCATGACGGATCGCTCAATCCTGGAAGGTGGCGGCAAGCTGTCCTCTGCCCCGCTGAAATTGGCAGGTACGGCACAAGTGGCGATGCGCGCACGCCCAGGGCGCCCGGCGCGCACCGCCAGACTTGAGGCCCGATTTGGCCCCGTTACGATCAAGCGTCCTGCCAATCTGGCCAGACAGCCGGGGCTGGCCGAGACGGTGGAGGTCAGCCTGATCGAAGTCAGCGAGGTGAATGCGCCACCGGGCGCCGAGCCCATCTCATGGCGGCTTTTGACCACTCACAAGGTCGAGGATGCGGACATGGCCTGGCGCGCGGTAAGCTGGTACCGGCAACGCTGGCATATCGAACAATTCTTCCGCACCCTGAAGCAACAGGGGTTGCAACTGGAGGACAGCCAACTGGAAAATGCCGAGCGGTTGATCAAGCTGACCGCGATTGCCGCCCGCGCGGCCTGCACCATCATGCAACTCGTTCAGGCGCGCGATGGCAAGTCCGGGCAAGACGCCAAAATCGCCTTCTCATCCTCCGAAATCCAGACCCTTCATGCTCTCCTGCCCGAACTCGAAGGCAAGACCGCGCTCCAGAAAAACCCTCACCCGCCGGAAACACTTGCCTGGGCCGCGTGGATCATCGCCAAGCTCGGCGGATGGGACGGCTACCCAAAATCCAAACCGCCAGGTCCAATTACATTCCGACATGGCCTACAATACTTCAAATCCGTCTCACACGGATGGAAACTCAGAAATGTGTGA
- a CDS encoding flagellar biosynthetic protein FliQ, which produces MDESVIFDTLRQGLWVATLISMPILTAALMAGVVVGLFQALTSIQEMTLTFVPKLAAIVAVYWMSMSFMTATLVDFFQADIVPLMAGS; this is translated from the coding sequence ATGGACGAATCCGTCATTTTCGACACGCTGCGACAGGGGCTTTGGGTTGCGACCCTGATCTCGATGCCGATCCTGACTGCCGCATTGATGGCAGGGGTCGTGGTGGGCCTGTTTCAGGCGCTTACCTCGATACAGGAAATGACCCTGACTTTCGTGCCCAAACTGGCGGCGATTGTTGCGGTCTATTGGATGTCGATGAGTTTCATGACCGCCACGCTTGTCGACTTTTTCCAAGCCGACATCGTGCCCCTGATGGCGGGGTCCTGA
- the fliE gene encoding flagellar hook-basal body complex protein FliE, which translates to MTLFSAIAAKTYDHARMAAAPAPSVPPTRSEAGFGAALGQFASTLHTAEATATQSMMLRADPHALVEALAATELAVETAVTVRDKVVDAYLEILRMPV; encoded by the coding sequence ATGACACTTTTTTCTGCCATCGCGGCCAAGACATATGACCATGCACGCATGGCCGCCGCCCCCGCGCCATCTGTCCCACCCACGCGCAGCGAAGCGGGATTTGGCGCAGCACTGGGCCAGTTTGCCAGCACCCTTCATACGGCCGAGGCAACAGCCACTCAGTCTATGATGTTGCGCGCAGACCCCCATGCACTGGTCGAGGCGCTGGCCGCGACTGAACTGGCGGTCGAAACGGCGGTGACCGTGCGCGACAAGGTGGTCGATGCCTATCTCGAAATCCTGCGGATGCCGGTGTAG
- the flgC gene encoding flagellar basal body rod protein FlgC gives MSDLFSSFSIAASGMEAQARRLRHVSENISNADTPGYRRKTVDFRAEIDRASGTTQVSVGPVQLDPRALPRIYDPGHALADETGFYDGSTVDLMIEIADAREASRSYDANLRVFDQTRQMAQGLLDLLRR, from the coding sequence ATGTCAGACCTGTTCAGCAGCTTCTCGATCGCGGCCTCCGGGATGGAAGCACAGGCCCGCCGCCTGCGCCATGTCTCGGAAAATATCTCGAATGCCGATACCCCCGGCTACCGGCGCAAAACTGTCGATTTCCGCGCCGAGATTGACCGTGCCAGCGGCACCACGCAGGTCAGCGTCGGGCCAGTGCAACTCGACCCGCGCGCCCTGCCGCGCATCTATGATCCCGGCCATGCTTTGGCGGATGAAACCGGATTTTATGACGGATCTACGGTCGATTTGATGATCGAGATTGCCGACGCGCGCGAAGCCAGTCGCAGCTATGATGCCAATTTGCGGGTTTTTGACCAGACCAGACAAATGGCGCAGGGCCTGCTGGACCTGTTGCGCCGTTGA
- a CDS encoding FlgB family protein, which produces MFDIPEVMRMAQGMARHAAARQVVIAENIAQADTPGYRARDLPEFGKVHAQARPMSATRPGHLGAGAQHQTLSAVIDRTAPARAPNGNTVSLEREMVRTAQNRQSHDMALAVYSSARGILRTALGR; this is translated from the coding sequence ATGTTTGATATACCAGAGGTAATGCGCATGGCGCAGGGCATGGCGCGCCATGCCGCTGCCAGACAAGTGGTGATTGCCGAGAATATCGCGCAGGCCGACACACCGGGCTATCGCGCCCGCGATCTGCCGGAATTTGGCAAGGTCCATGCACAGGCCCGCCCCATGTCGGCAACACGACCGGGGCATCTGGGGGCCGGGGCGCAGCACCAAACCTTAAGCGCTGTGATTGACCGCACTGCACCTGCGCGCGCGCCAAATGGCAACACTGTCTCATTGGAACGCGAGATGGTGCGCACCGCCCAGAACCGACAAAGCCATGACATGGCGCTTGCAGTTTACAGTTCGGCGCGCGGCATTCTGCGCACCGCACTTGGCCGCTGA
- a CDS encoding FliI/YscN family ATPase, which yields MNVFDDLRAQVADLRPVRLFGRISRIDGQLMAVRGLNDAARIGDWLEVETRDGTRIGAEILRLTQDEALALPNGPRDGLAIGDRAEHRVARGIAPDDSWVGRVIAPYGQPLDGRPLLRGPQMRALHGAAPDPARRGRLGARLDTGMCVFDTMLPVVEGQRIGLFAGSGVGKTMLLGNFARHMQADVVVIALVGERGRELREFLEDVLGAAGLARAVVVTATSDQPPLTRRRCAPAAMCVAEHFRDQGKQVLLLTDSITRMAEAHREVALAGGEEPSLRGYPPSVVHQITALAERAGPGCDGVGAITAIFTVLVAGSDMEEPVADILRGVLDGHVVMDREIAERGRFPAVDVLRSVSRSLPHCARPEENARISEARRLLGTYDRAEMMIQAGLYEKGTDPLVDRAIQVWPRLDAFVGEAAKGGITQSFARLAHCLDPPQQPPPNVKATGRR from the coding sequence ATGAACGTATTTGACGATCTGCGCGCACAGGTTGCAGATTTGCGACCCGTGCGGCTGTTTGGGCGGATCAGCCGAATTGACGGGCAATTGATGGCCGTGCGCGGGCTGAATGATGCGGCACGGATCGGCGATTGGCTGGAAGTTGAGACGCGTGACGGCACAAGAATCGGCGCAGAAATCTTGCGCCTGACACAGGATGAGGCGCTTGCCCTGCCCAACGGGCCACGCGACGGGCTGGCCATTGGCGACCGGGCCGAGCATCGGGTTGCGCGCGGCATCGCCCCTGATGACAGTTGGGTCGGTCGCGTCATCGCCCCCTATGGGCAGCCACTGGATGGGCGCCCGCTGTTGCGCGGCCCGCAGATGCGTGCGCTGCACGGCGCGGCGCCCGACCCTGCCCGGCGGGGGCGGCTGGGCGCGCGGTTGGACACCGGCATGTGCGTGTTTGACACAATGCTGCCTGTGGTCGAAGGGCAGCGCATAGGGTTGTTTGCGGGCTCTGGTGTGGGCAAGACCATGCTGTTGGGCAATTTCGCGCGCCACATGCAGGCCGATGTTGTCGTCATCGCGCTGGTGGGGGAGCGGGGGCGCGAATTGCGCGAATTTCTGGAGGATGTGTTGGGTGCGGCTGGACTGGCGCGCGCTGTGGTCGTCACTGCCACTTCGGACCAGCCGCCGCTGACCCGCCGCCGCTGCGCGCCCGCCGCCATGTGCGTGGCCGAGCATTTCCGCGATCAGGGCAAGCAGGTCTTGCTGCTGACCGACAGTATCACCCGCATGGCCGAGGCGCATCGTGAAGTGGCGCTGGCCGGTGGAGAGGAGCCGAGTTTGCGCGGGTACCCCCCTTCGGTCGTGCATCAGATCACGGCACTGGCCGAACGCGCGGGGCCGGGATGTGACGGTGTGGGTGCGATCACCGCGATTTTCACGGTTCTGGTTGCGGGGTCCGACATGGAGGAACCCGTGGCCGACATCCTGCGCGGGGTGCTGGACGGGCATGTGGTGATGGACCGCGAAATCGCCGAGCGGGGGCGCTTTCCAGCAGTGGATGTGCTGCGCTCGGTCAGCCGGTCGCTGCCACATTGCGCGCGGCCCGAAGAGAACGCCCGTATCAGCGAGGCGCGCCGCCTGTTGGGCACCTATGACCGCGCCGAGATGATGATTCAGGCGGGCCTGTATGAAAAGGGCACCGACCCGCTGGTGGACCGCGCGATTCAGGTCTGGCCTCGCCTGGATGCCTTTGTGGGTGAAGCCGCGAAAGGCGGCATTACACAGTCATTTGCACGGCTGGCGCACTGTCTCGACCCCCCGCAACAGCCCCCTCCAAACGTCAAAGCGACAGGGCGACGGTGA
- the metG gene encoding methionine--tRNA ligase translates to MARILITSALPYINGIKHLGNLVGSQLPADLYARYCRARGHEVMFICATDEHGTPAELAAAKAGKPVAAYCTEMHEVQAELARGFKLSFDHFGRSSSRRNHILTQHMAARLAAAGLIEVVSEKQVYSHTDGRFLPDRYIEGTCPNCGYERARGDQCENCTKQLDPTDLINPRSAISGSTDLEVRETKHLFLRQSTLRDTLDIWIDSQRGWPVLTTSIAKKWLHDGDGLQDRGITRDLDWGVPVQFDGAPWQGMDGKVFYVWFDAPIEYIAATAEWADAHGLDDRAWQRWWREDMGAQDVRYVQFMGKDNVPFHTLSFPATLMGANFDKTEPWKMVDYIKSFNYLNYDGGQFSTSLGRGVFMDQALSILPADYWRWWLLSHAPENNDSEFTWENFQTSVNKDLADVLGNLVSRVTKFCRSKFGEVVPEGGSFGPREAQLVADLAKGLENYQSVMDGMAVRRSAQELRALWALGNEYLQEAAPWTRFKTDPEGAAAQIRLALNLIRFYAVISQPFIPDAAARTMAAMNCEDWSWPDDVATALNTLPAGHAFEVPEVLFAKITDEQRAEWEAQFAGQR, encoded by the coding sequence ATGGCGCGCATCCTGATCACTTCGGCCCTGCCGTATATCAATGGAATCAAGCATCTGGGCAATCTGGTGGGCAGTCAATTGCCTGCCGACCTCTATGCCCGCTACTGCCGCGCGCGCGGGCATGAGGTGATGTTCATCTGCGCCACAGACGAGCATGGCACGCCTGCGGAACTGGCTGCGGCCAAAGCAGGCAAGCCTGTCGCCGCCTATTGCACCGAAATGCACGAAGTGCAGGCGGAACTGGCGCGCGGGTTCAAACTGTCCTTCGACCATTTTGGCCGCTCGTCCAGCAGGCGCAACCACATCTTGACCCAGCATATGGCCGCCCGTCTGGCCGCCGCCGGACTGATCGAGGTTGTGTCGGAAAAGCAGGTCTATTCACATACTGATGGCCGCTTTCTGCCCGACCGCTACATCGAGGGCACCTGCCCGAATTGCGGGTATGAGCGCGCACGCGGCGATCAGTGCGAGAATTGCACCAAGCAACTGGACCCGACCGACCTGATCAATCCGCGCTCGGCTATTTCGGGGTCGACCGATCTGGAAGTGCGCGAAACCAAGCACCTGTTCTTGCGCCAATCTACCTTGCGCGACACGCTGGACATATGGATCGACAGCCAGCGCGGCTGGCCTGTTCTGACCACCTCGATTGCCAAGAAATGGCTGCATGATGGCGACGGTTTGCAAGACCGTGGCATCACGCGTGATCTGGATTGGGGCGTGCCCGTGCAATTTGACGGCGCACCGTGGCAAGGCATGGATGGCAAAGTGTTCTATGTCTGGTTCGACGCGCCCATCGAATATATCGCCGCTACGGCCGAATGGGCCGATGCGCATGGCCTTGATGACAGAGCATGGCAGCGCTGGTGGCGCGAGGATATGGGCGCGCAGGATGTGCGCTATGTGCAGTTCATGGGCAAGGATAATGTCCCGTTCCACACACTCAGCTTCCCTGCCACGCTGATGGGCGCGAATTTCGACAAGACCGAGCCGTGGAAAATGGTCGATTACATCAAATCCTTCAACTACCTGAATTATGATGGTGGCCAGTTCAGCACCTCGCTGGGGCGCGGTGTGTTCATGGATCAGGCGCTGTCGATCCTGCCCGCCGATTACTGGCGCTGGTGGCTGCTGTCACATGCACCCGAAAACAACGACAGCGAATTTACGTGGGAGAATTTTCAGACCTCGGTGAACAAGGATCTGGCTGATGTGCTGGGCAATCTGGTCAGCCGCGTGACGAAATTCTGCCGCTCGAAATTCGGCGAGGTGGTGCCAGAGGGCGGCAGTTTCGGCCCGCGTGAGGCGCAGCTTGTGGCTGATCTTGCAAAGGGTCTGGAAAACTACCAATCGGTCATGGACGGAATGGCGGTACGCCGCTCGGCACAGGAATTGCGCGCGCTCTGGGCCTTGGGCAACGAATATCTGCAAGAAGCCGCCCCTTGGACAAGGTTCAAGACCGACCCAGAGGGGGCAGCGGCGCAAATCCGGCTGGCGCTGAACCTGATCCGCTTTTATGCGGTGATCTCGCAGCCCTTCATCCCAGATGCCGCCGCGCGCACGATGGCCGCGATGAATTGCGAGGACTGGTCTTGGCCGGATGATGTGGCAACCGCGCTGAACACCCTGCCCGCAGGCCATGCGTTCGAGGTGCCAGAGGTCTTGTTTGCCAAGATTACAGATGAGCAGCGCGCCGAATGGGAAGCGCAATTCGCAGGACAAAGGTAG